The sequence gtatgatattttgtgttgcttgtgtgtgtctctctctacatgtttGTTTGAGTGTGTATTTTAGTATCTGcattttgtgtgttttgtgttttgtgagaCGTAAATGAAGCAGCTCCGCTCCACTTCTCGGTTTCCTCTCGGGCTCCTATGCTCTGATTCATCAGGACTGTGTTCATtgatcatgtctctcctctccctcttatgTTGGCAGAAACGGGGGCCTTCAGTTTCCTGAGACGCACCACTGCGAGGAGGAAACGGAGCAGAATATAGCCCAGAGAGGAGGCAGACAAGGCGTGAAGGACTGCCCTGGATGACTGCTGTCACCAAGATAGGGAGTGGTGACGTGAGAGCCATGAGGGAGGAGAGCGAGGGGGATTTGCTGCACCTACACATCATCCCCGAACACTGTCTTCACtaacacctccatctccattcctGCTCTGTAAGTTTCCTCAGGGGGTGACCCCTGATATGACCCCCAGCACCCGTGGAATTAGGCAGTCCAGCCCAAGCCCCAGTTCCAGGCTCTGTGTGGGCATCCCACCATGTCCTGGTAGAGCTCTGTGCCAACGTCAGTCCCAAATCCTGGGATGAACCCACAGAGGACCAACGCACAGCCTCTAGATCACGAGGAGAATGAAATATTCCTGAGTCATTCCTGCTCTATGGTTCTTGTTTCTCTTTGTTTGCTCTGACTGGAAGGTGTCTCTCTTGCTTCCCATCAAGCCCCTGCAACTTTGAAGATTCAAACGTAATCCTATTCCTGCTCtgacatccatccctctcttcgtTAGTCTCTTATCTCTGTTCCTTTTGATCTTCCAGATTATTTTAGTTTGACCCCGGACACACCGCTTTTGCCACCCGGCACGTTCTCCTCTGTGATCACCACGTTTTCCTCGGTGTTCACCGCGTGGCAGACGACCATGGGTTGCCGGCAGAGTTCGGAGGAGAAGGAGGCGGCGCGGCGCTCCCGGCGGATCGACCGCCACCTGCGCTCGGAGAGCCAGCGGCAGCGGCGTGAGATCAAGCTCCTTCTGCTGGGCACCAGCAACTCTGGCAAGAGCACCATCGTCAAGCAGATGAAGATCATCCACAGCGGAGGCTTTAATCTGGATGCCTGCAAGGAGTACAAGCCCCTCATCCTTTACAACGCCATCGACTCGCTCACACGCATCATCCGTGCCCTGGCCACGCTCAAGATCGACTTCCACAACCCCGACCGCGCCTATGACGCCGTGCAGCTCTTCGCCCTAACCGGGCCGGCCGAGAGCAAAGGGGAGATCACAGAGGAGCTGCAGGGAGTCATGAAGCGCCTGTGGGCCGACTCAGGCGTGCAGGAGTGCTTCTGCCGCTCCAACGAGTACCACCTGGAGGATAACACTGCCTACTATCTGAACGACCTGGACCGCATCTCCTCCAACGAGTTCATCCCCACCGTGGAGGACATCCTGTGCTCCCGCGACATGACTACGGGCATCGTGGAGAACAAGTTCACCTTCAAGGAGCTCACCTTCAAGATGGTGGACGTGGGGGGGCAGCGCTCGGAGAGGAAGAAGTGGATTCATTGCTTCGAGGGCGTGACCGCCATCATTTTCTGTGTGGAGCTAAGCGGCTATGACCTCAAGCTATACGAGGACAACCAGACGGTAAGGGAAGCCAATGGGCAACACATGCAACATTTGCCATTACACAACCAGCCAGTTCCTGTCCACACTCTGTCATCACACCCTTGGGGCCTGCTGTTAGATATGGCACTGTGGTGTTCTCCTTTTCACACTTCTCAGGGTGCATTACATCTAGGGCCACTACTCATTTCTGCAGAGTTTAATAGACAACATGTGACTTAAAATGGCAGGGGCCCAAGTTGACCTCTAGCATGTGTCCTCAGAATGTTGGAGTTAAAAACAGGTAAATGATCAAGTAACAAACCCTAACTAACCCTTCAAAGaggaatatactgtatatctgacaTTCTGTGTGGATATGATAGCTTTACCCCGTGAAAGCATGAAAAGGGAAGACTGTATTCCTAGATAGAGGGCtaaaagtttttctttatttttagttgTATTTATTTGCACAAAAAAGGGCTACCTTTTGTGAGAAGCATTAGGAGCAGATTACACATGCAAGAGCACGAGCCTGATTTTATCTCTGCTGCGTCAACACTACTCTATACCGCTCTTTACAACCTTCTGCATCTAaggatgagtcggaccacagagtgaaggaaaagcagccaacaatcgctcagcatatgtggtaactccttcaagactgttggaaaagcattccaggtgaagctggttgagagaatgacaagcgtgtgcaaagctgtcatcaaggcaaagggtggctatttcaaGAATCACTTTTCTGGTgactacataattccatgtgttatttcatagttttgatgtcgtcactattattctacaatgtagaaaatagtaaaaataaagaaaaacccttgaatgagtagatgttctaaaacttttgaccggtagtgtatactcTACCTTCCTGTGGCCTGATAATTCACATATAACATAAATAAGACAAGATGTATTACGCAGTCGCTGATTTAGTACATGAAATCAATtagtttacattttagtcatcttatccagagcgactcacaGGCTCAATTGCCTTGATCAAGGGCAGATTTTTCACCCACTCTGCcccgggattcaaaccagcgtcctttcagttactggcccaacgctcttaaccgcaaAGCTACCGGCTGCCCTTTTTAGCGGGTTATAAATACCTTCTTGAGAGGATAATGCAGTTAGGTGTTAATTGAGTTCATAGTGTAAGGTGTGAGGGTGTACCTGTGAGAATTAGCAGCTTGCGATGGCACTGTTTAGCAGTAGGACGTCACAGGTACAGGAACAATTGACTGAgaggggggtgaagagagagaaggagaggaagtgaGGAATGGAGAAGGAGAAAAGGGGATTGTTTAGAGGAAATCAGAGGCCCCACCCTTTTCCTCCCCTTGTCTGTCTATGAGGCTTATTTCTGAACTCTGGGTGTGGTTGGCAGGCACGGCTGATTTGGGCCCTTATTAGTGAAATGTCTGTTGGAACAGTTTCCACAGCTTTCCGCATTATTGCAAGAGGCTTTTTCAACCCAAAGTGGTATGAAGGTTTGAGGGATGACCATGAATAATATGAATACTATTTCATTGTTAATTAGATGCTATGTAATAGGCCTACACAGTGGCCTACACAGTGGCCTACACAGTGGCCTACACAGTGGCCTACACAGTGGCCTAGTGCTCCAATCAGCGTCATGAAGTATTCTGTTTAAAGAAACATTTGGTTCTGGTGCAAACTAAGTTCTGGTGTATTTCAAGCCTTCAAGCACATACTATGTTAGAAATGACAAAAACAGCTCTAGAAGTATTAGTGTCTGACTCAATGTAGTATTATGTCTCAATGTGTCTCATATATCCTCAGAGGAAGATGAGAATGCATCtgaagacagggagacaggcagagaggcagggagtcagagagggaaacagagaggcaGGGAGTCAGAGAGGGaatcagagaggcagagaggcagggagtCAGAGATGGAATCAGGGATTCAGAGAGGGAATCAGAGAGGCATGGAGTCAGAGAGGGAATCAGAGAGGCAGGGAGTcagagagggagtcagagaggaATCAGAGAGGCAGGGAGTCAGAGAGGGAATCAGAGAGGCAGGGAGTCAGAGAGGGAATCAGAGAGGCAGGGAGTcagagagggagtcagagaggaATCAGAGAGGCAGGGAGTCAGAGAGGGAATCAGAGAGGCAGGGAGTCAGAAAGGGAATCAGAGAGGCATGGAGTCAGAAAGGGAATCAGAGAGGCATGGAGTCAGATAGGGAATCAGAGAGGCAGGGAGTCAGAGAGGAATCAGAGAGGCAGGGAGTCAGAGATGGAATCAGAGAGGCAGGGAGTCAGAGAGGAatcagagaggcagggagggagacatggagaaaggGGCTGTGGTGAGCCTCTGAATTAGATTACTCAATGAGCTCTCAACTTGATGCCGC is a genomic window of Salvelinus alpinus chromosome 18, SLU_Salpinus.1, whole genome shotgun sequence containing:
- the gnaz gene encoding guanine nucleotide-binding protein G(z) subunit alpha, with the protein product MGCRQSSEEKEAARRSRRIDRHLRSESQRQRREIKLLLLGTSNSGKSTIVKQMKIIHSGGFNLDACKEYKPLILYNAIDSLTRIIRALATLKIDFHNPDRAYDAVQLFALTGPAESKGEITEELQGVMKRLWADSGVQECFCRSNEYHLEDNTAYYLNDLDRISSNEFIPTVEDILCSRDMTTGIVENKFTFKELTFKMVDVGGQRSERKKWIHCFEGVTAIIFCVELSGYDLKLYEDNQTSRMAESLRLFDSICNNNWFTNTSLILFLNKKDLLAEKIKRIPLTVCFADYRGQNTYEEAAVYVQRQFEDLNRNKETKEIYSHFTCATDTSNIQFVFDAVTDVIIQNNLKYIGLC